A genomic window from Triplophysa dalaica isolate WHDGS20190420 chromosome 24, ASM1584641v1, whole genome shotgun sequence includes:
- the saxo4 gene encoding protein phosphatase 1 regulatory subunit 32 isoform X2, producing the protein MVGLFGAGRPPAGRLTNTSLDHYCTSYRHSYGQEYFQPCLGHHSGTGYSANFRPVLYYTSSLDRSDNPHFGLSLLDSFESQSKRHYRRLVQPDGTEALVCSGSRPRESGYLQLHTQPRPRAASCQSESKGSYSPRRPPRVLVGRREESGYTEGTSLQPNTFLPHHINMGSEALPKLASCAPRDTGFTRDTQKPLTSSVSFQGNSSEASRQKDRSPAVRWSIGPMCSSGFILNAPNITSLSHTPASPQHFITHYQSKFCDRASVEQVRADWMKGGVQTHRQSGYSERDSSRHKLGYHTLDAQSTRKR; encoded by the exons ATGGTTGGACTCTTTGGAGCAGGTAGACCACCAGCAGGCCGGTTAACCAACACTAGTCTTGACCATTACTGCACCTCTTACAGACATTCATATG GTCAGGAGTATTTCCAGCCGTGTCTCGGTCATCATTCTGGGACAGGTTATTCTGCCAactttcgtcctgtcctctactaCACCTCCAGCCTGGACCGCTCTGATAATCCACACTTTGG TCTGTCTCTGCTGGACAGCTTTGAGTCTCAATCTAAGCGTCATTACCGGCGTCTGGTTCAGCCTGATGGGACGGAGGCTCTGGTCTGCTCGGGGTCCAGACCGAGAGAGAGCGGATATTTACAGCTTCACACTCAGCCAAGACCT AGAGCTGCGTCCTGTCAGTCAGAGAGTAAAGGATCTTACAGTCCTCGCCGTCCTCCTAGAGTGTTGG ttGGACGCAGAGAGGAAAGTGGTTACACTGAGGGAACCAGCTTACAGCCGAACACTTTTCTACCTCATCATATTAAcatg GGCAGTGAAGCATTACCAAAACTTGCCTCCTGTGCACCTCGAGACACTGGATTCACAAGAGACACGCAGAAACCTCTGACCAGTTca GTCTCTTTTCAAGGTAACTCTAGTGAAGCAAGCAGACAGAAGGACAGATCTCCTGCAGTCAGATGGTCCATTGGGCCAATg TGTTCGTCTGGATTCATCCTCAACGCCCCCAACATCACAAGCCTTTCACACACACCAGCCAGCCCTCAACATTTCATCACACATTATCAAAGCAA GTTTTGTGACAGAGCGTCAGTGGAGCAGGTGAGAGCAGATTGGATGAAAGGAGGCGTACAGACGCACAGACAGAGCGGCTACAGCGAGCGAGATAGCAGCAG GCATAAACTCGGGTATCACACCCTGGATGCACAATCAACCAGAAAAAGATGA
- the saxo4 gene encoding protein phosphatase 1 regulatory subunit 32 isoform X1, giving the protein MVGLFGAGRPPAGRLTNTSLDHYCTSYRHSYGQEYFQPCLGHHSGTGYSANFRPVLYYTSSLDRSDNPHFGLSLLDSFESQSKRHYRRLVQPDGTEALVCSGSRPRESGYLQLHTQPRPRAASCQSESKGSYSPRRPPRVLVGRREESGYTEGTSLQPNTFLPHHINMDDARRTHQSVTRTDFLPASFLRGSEALPKLASCAPRDTGFTRDTQKPLTSSVSFQGNSSEASRQKDRSPAVRWSIGPMCSSGFILNAPNITSLSHTPASPQHFITHYQSKFCDRASVEQVRADWMKGGVQTHRQSGYSERDSSRHKLGYHTLDAQSTRKR; this is encoded by the exons ATGGTTGGACTCTTTGGAGCAGGTAGACCACCAGCAGGCCGGTTAACCAACACTAGTCTTGACCATTACTGCACCTCTTACAGACATTCATATG GTCAGGAGTATTTCCAGCCGTGTCTCGGTCATCATTCTGGGACAGGTTATTCTGCCAactttcgtcctgtcctctactaCACCTCCAGCCTGGACCGCTCTGATAATCCACACTTTGG TCTGTCTCTGCTGGACAGCTTTGAGTCTCAATCTAAGCGTCATTACCGGCGTCTGGTTCAGCCTGATGGGACGGAGGCTCTGGTCTGCTCGGGGTCCAGACCGAGAGAGAGCGGATATTTACAGCTTCACACTCAGCCAAGACCT AGAGCTGCGTCCTGTCAGTCAGAGAGTAAAGGATCTTACAGTCCTCGCCGTCCTCCTAGAGTGTTGG ttGGACGCAGAGAGGAAAGTGGTTACACTGAGGGAACCAGCTTACAGCCGAACACTTTTCTACCTCATCATATTAAcatg GACGACGCACGCAGGACACATCAAAGTGTGACGAGGACTGACTTCCTTCCAGCATCATTTCTACGG GGCAGTGAAGCATTACCAAAACTTGCCTCCTGTGCACCTCGAGACACTGGATTCACAAGAGACACGCAGAAACCTCTGACCAGTTca GTCTCTTTTCAAGGTAACTCTAGTGAAGCAAGCAGACAGAAGGACAGATCTCCTGCAGTCAGATGGTCCATTGGGCCAATg TGTTCGTCTGGATTCATCCTCAACGCCCCCAACATCACAAGCCTTTCACACACACCAGCCAGCCCTCAACATTTCATCACACATTATCAAAGCAA GTTTTGTGACAGAGCGTCAGTGGAGCAGGTGAGAGCAGATTGGATGAAAGGAGGCGTACAGACGCACAGACAGAGCGGCTACAGCGAGCGAGATAGCAGCAG GCATAAACTCGGGTATCACACCCTGGATGCACAATCAACCAGAAAAAGATGA